CTCTGGTAGTTGGGTGAGAGCTCGACGCACCCGGCCGTCGATCATCCGATCCGCTGGGCCTACCTCGGTGGCTACGACGTCAAACCCTGGGAGTTGGGTTACCGGGAGAAGATCCTCAGAGCTTTCGCCCACGTTATCGGGGCGATGGATATCGACTACCACATCAGAGGCTTCACCACGGCGAAGTGCCATCACTGGGATATGGCCTAAACTAGCCAGATACATTTCATAGCCGGCAATATCTCCCCGCACGATGTCGCGCGGAGCTGCTCCGCTCGCTGCGGCTCCGCGGACCCATTCATCATCTAAATAGGGATCCGTGCGCGCGAAATCCCAACCATGAGTTTCTGCCCAACTGCGTCGCTCGCGGCGCTGGGTCATAGGGATACTAAAACCACCGGTTGTTGGCTTTTCTACCTCTGGCTCGGGTGCTGAGGGACCGTCTTCTTCAGGCGGTTGAACCTGTACCCCCGGCCAACTGTCTGGCTCGGCAACTTCTGGCTCACGTTTCCGGAGATGATCCGCAACCAGCAGTAACACCCCCAACAGTGCGGCCAGTCCAGCGAGGAGGAAAATGAGGTAGTTCATGCTAATAACCACGCTCTACGGGAGATTTCCGGTTGGCGCACCATTGAGACCAGCCTCCCACAAAATGCTGTGGAATCTGCAAACCTGCTTCTTCCATCGCGGCAATAACCTGCGCCGAGTGATTACCAGACCCGGAGTAAATAATCATTTTTTGGGTGGGAGTCTCAGGTCCAATTCCTGCTTCCGCGAAACGCTGCCGAATTTCTTCCGGGCTTCGGTGGGTAAAATCTTCGCGCAACACATCCCGGTTCGGGATATTGATGGCCCCTGGAATATGGCCGGCTTTAAGATCTAAAACCTCGCGTTCCCCAGCAAAACGCTCCGGTTCACGGGTATCAATAAGAATGACATCATCGGCTGCTTCTTGAACATCAGCCATGGTAGCTACGGGCATTTGACCAGGGTTAATCCTCACTGTGCAGGATTGGGCTAAATTACCTGGCCCGCCAAGAACCTTATGCCCCTGACGGAACCATTCGGCTAAGCCTCCATCCAGGATCCGGACCTCGCGCAACCCTGCCCACCGCAGGATCCACCAGGCACGAGCCGCAAAAAGCCCGCGACCCTCGTCATAAACCACAATGGGGCGGTCGATTCTGATCCCCCAGCGCTGAAAAGCGTGCATCACGATGTCTGGGTCCGGGAGCGGATTGCGTCCGTCGGCAGAACCTGGAACACCGGCAAGTGCCGTTTGAGGATCACAGAACAAGGCCGTCGGAATATGTTCTGAACTGAACTTCCGGTACCCGGCGTTTTCTTCGGGTCGCCAATAACATCCCAAAAGGGTGCCGCCGCGGCCTTGGTAGACCGCGCCGGCAAGATCCGCAACAGACACAAAATTGCTCATGCGCCCGATCTTAAAGGTGACTACCCTCGCTCGCCAGGCGTGACGTCTAAGCGTTCACCCCCATCGGCCAGATCAACGTTGACCACATCACCGTCTTTGATCTTCCCGGCGAGGAGCTCGCGAGCCAGAGTGTCGCCGATTGCTTGCTGAATTAATCGGCGCAGCGGACGGGCCCCATAGGCAGGATCATAACCACGGTCCCCTAACCACGAACGCGCTGCATCAGAGACATGGAGAGTGAGGCGACGTGCGGACAGA
This genomic interval from Corynebacterium poyangense contains the following:
- a CDS encoding type III secretion system chaperone family protein, yielding MNYLIFLLAGLAALLGVLLLVADHLRKREPEVAEPDSWPGVQVQPPEEDGPSAPEPEVEKPTTGGFSIPMTQRRERRSWAETHGWDFARTDPYLDDEWVRGAAASGAAPRDIVRGDIAGYEMYLASLGHIPVMALRRGEASDVVVDIHRPDNVGESSEDLLPVTQLPGFDVVATEVGPADRMIDGRVRRALTQLPEAVRAVWLESDWAIAELERGSRQEVWDLVGEPLAMIADASRTLPPRGPAGAPPLFPPDHPSRPLPQAPSPEEEYNPAEPDISATPLVIRPEEPCEMPSRTHAESRGVVEPRPLGADEVDAIAEGSQPTPPVDYHGARIVRDLSRGSSIFDDLTEELGTDPLADREENPEE
- a CDS encoding sulfurtransferase — encoded protein: MSNFVSVADLAGAVYQGRGGTLLGCYWRPEENAGYRKFSSEHIPTALFCDPQTALAGVPGSADGRNPLPDPDIVMHAFQRWGIRIDRPIVVYDEGRGLFAARAWWILRWAGLREVRILDGGLAEWFRQGHKVLGGPGNLAQSCTVRINPGQMPVATMADVQEAADDVILIDTREPERFAGEREVLDLKAGHIPGAINIPNRDVLREDFTHRSPEEIRQRFAEAGIGPETPTQKMIIYSGSGNHSAQVIAAMEEAGLQIPQHFVGGWSQWCANRKSPVERGY